The Mycolicibacterium boenickei genome has a segment encoding these proteins:
- a CDS encoding NAD-dependent epimerase/dehydratase family protein codes for MSDAVLVTGAFGLVGSAVVKALASGGRTVVATDLDVPANRKAAAALPPSVEVRWADLTDSAAVDALVSAVAPAAIIHLAAIIPPFCYMRRGLARKVNVEATASLLRAAEAQPAPPRFIQASSIAVYGARNPHHTDDVLRPDTPVNPSDIYGAHKVEAEALVRASKLDWLILRLGGVMSCEFSLDIDVDLISFESVLPADGRLQTVDVRDVAAAFVAATTVPTETANHEVLLIGGDAETHRHIQSAVGSEAAAAMGIKGGLPIGRPGNPDDDTAWFATDWMDTTRSQEVLGFQHHSWPQLLADTRANAGLKRFPIGLAAPLIRAFLRSKSAYKDYPGKLADPWNAIDKKWGDHRPDGSKA; via the coding sequence ATGTCCGACGCTGTTTTGGTTACCGGCGCGTTCGGTTTGGTGGGCTCGGCCGTCGTGAAGGCGCTGGCCTCCGGTGGCCGGACGGTGGTCGCGACAGATCTCGACGTCCCGGCGAACCGCAAGGCCGCCGCCGCGCTCCCGCCATCCGTAGAGGTGCGCTGGGCCGATCTGACCGATTCCGCCGCCGTCGACGCGCTGGTGTCCGCGGTCGCGCCGGCCGCGATCATCCACCTCGCGGCGATCATCCCGCCGTTCTGCTACATGCGTCGCGGGCTGGCCCGGAAGGTGAACGTCGAGGCCACCGCGTCGCTGCTGCGCGCTGCCGAGGCCCAGCCCGCGCCGCCGCGGTTCATCCAGGCCTCCAGCATCGCCGTCTACGGCGCCCGCAATCCGCACCACACCGACGACGTATTGCGGCCCGACACCCCGGTCAACCCGTCAGACATCTACGGCGCGCACAAGGTCGAGGCCGAAGCGCTGGTCAGGGCCTCGAAGCTGGACTGGCTGATCCTGCGTCTCGGCGGGGTGATGAGCTGCGAGTTCAGCCTCGACATCGACGTCGACCTGATCTCGTTCGAGAGCGTGCTGCCCGCCGACGGGCGCCTGCAGACCGTGGACGTGCGTGATGTGGCGGCGGCGTTCGTCGCGGCCACCACGGTCCCGACCGAAACCGCCAACCACGAAGTCCTGCTCATCGGCGGCGACGCCGAAACGCACCGGCACATCCAGTCGGCGGTCGGTTCCGAAGCGGCGGCCGCGATGGGCATCAAGGGTGGCCTGCCGATCGGCAGGCCCGGCAACCCCGACGACGACACCGCCTGGTTCGCCACCGACTGGATGGACACCACCCGCTCGCAGGAGGTGCTCGGGTTCCAGCATCACTCGTGGCCGCAGCTGCTGGCAGATACCAGGGCCAACGCCGGGCTGAAGCGTTTTCCGATCGGACTGGCGGCACCGCTGATTCGCGCGTTCCTGCGATCGAAGTCCGCGTACAAGGACTATCCCGGGAAGTTGGCCGACCCGTGGAACGCCATAGACAAGAAGTGGGGCGACCATCGACCTGACGGGAGTAAGGCATGA
- a CDS encoding cytochrome P450 produces MLLAHELFAPACLQDPYPLYDRLRTDAPVTQVGDSPFFLVTSFDAVIEATARSQDFSSNLTATMWSQPDGTVSAFGMGEPGSPIHVLATADDPAHAAHRKLVLPRMAVRRIAELEPFIADLTAELLTGASGEFEWMSTLADRLPMLVVAQLLGLPAEDVDRLVTWAYASTQLLDGLVDTEQLTASGIAAVELGGYLTEQFGAASANPRENLLGDLAAYSAAERVSADVAVFMLIQLVGAGAESTASLIGSAVWILSRRPELAERLRSDPALIAPFLEEVLRFESPFRGHYRHVLADSELAGVAVPADSHLLLLWGAANRDEAVFEAPNEFRLGRPNIKNHVAFGKGGHFCLGAALARLEARIVLSALLSAGSTIRPAGDAEWQPSLLVRRLHRLPLSVR; encoded by the coding sequence ATGCTTCTGGCACACGAACTGTTCGCACCGGCCTGCCTGCAGGATCCGTATCCGCTCTACGACCGGTTGCGCACCGATGCGCCGGTTACCCAGGTCGGCGACTCGCCGTTCTTCTTGGTGACGTCATTCGACGCCGTCATCGAGGCCACCGCGCGCTCCCAAGACTTCTCCTCGAATCTCACCGCGACCATGTGGTCGCAGCCCGACGGCACCGTCTCCGCATTCGGCATGGGCGAGCCGGGCAGCCCTATCCACGTGCTGGCCACCGCTGACGACCCGGCTCACGCCGCCCATCGAAAGTTGGTACTGCCCCGGATGGCGGTCAGGCGGATCGCCGAACTCGAACCGTTCATCGCCGACCTCACCGCCGAGCTGTTGACCGGCGCGAGCGGAGAGTTCGAGTGGATGTCGACGCTGGCCGACCGCCTGCCCATGCTGGTGGTCGCGCAACTGCTGGGACTGCCGGCCGAGGACGTCGATCGGCTGGTCACGTGGGCCTACGCCAGCACCCAACTGCTGGACGGGCTGGTCGACACCGAACAACTGACAGCGTCAGGGATCGCGGCCGTCGAGCTCGGCGGGTACCTGACCGAACAGTTCGGTGCAGCTTCGGCAAACCCACGGGAAAACCTGCTCGGAGATCTGGCCGCCTACAGCGCGGCCGAGCGGGTGTCCGCGGACGTGGCGGTGTTCATGCTGATCCAGCTGGTCGGCGCAGGCGCGGAATCGACCGCGTCATTGATCGGCAGCGCAGTGTGGATTCTGAGTCGCCGGCCCGAACTCGCTGAACGGCTGCGCAGTGATCCGGCCTTGATCGCGCCGTTCCTGGAGGAGGTGCTCCGGTTCGAGTCCCCGTTCCGGGGGCACTATCGGCACGTATTGGCCGATTCCGAACTGGCGGGGGTCGCGGTGCCGGCAGACAGCCATCTACTGCTGTTGTGGGGCGCAGCCAACCGCGATGAGGCGGTGTTCGAGGCCCCGAATGAGTTCCGGCTGGGACGGCCGAACATCAAGAACCATGTCGCTTTTGGCAAGGGCGGGCACTTCTGCCTCGGCGCCGCACTCGCCCGCCTCGAAGCACGGATCGTGCTCTCGGCGCTGCTGTCAGCCGGCAGCACAATTCGGCCGGCAGGCGACGCCGAGTGGCAGCCCAGCCTGCTGGTGCGCCGGTTACACCGGCTTCCGCTGAGCGTGCGGTGA
- a CDS encoding TetR/AcrR family transcriptional regulator yields MSPKRADWLVGGDRRVEAAERIYGAAAEMAARDGFDALDIDALAARVHCSRATVYRHAGGKAQIRDAVLARMAASIVGEVRRAVDDLTGAHRVLTAITVALQRIRADSMFEPLLSSLRSGEGMADLTQSPVPAAFATELTGLDEDDPAAAAWIVRLVLSLLVWPGVDDAAEREMLERFVAPAFGGTQV; encoded by the coding sequence ATGTCTCCCAAGCGTGCGGACTGGTTGGTCGGCGGCGACCGCCGGGTTGAAGCTGCTGAGCGCATCTATGGCGCGGCCGCTGAGATGGCGGCTCGCGACGGGTTCGACGCGCTGGACATCGACGCGCTCGCCGCCCGGGTGCACTGCTCACGCGCGACGGTGTACCGGCATGCGGGCGGCAAGGCGCAGATCCGTGATGCGGTGCTGGCCCGGATGGCCGCGTCGATCGTGGGGGAGGTACGGCGGGCGGTTGACGACCTCACCGGCGCGCATCGAGTGCTGACCGCTATTACCGTTGCGCTGCAACGTATCCGGGCCGATTCGATGTTCGAGCCACTGCTCAGCTCGCTGCGCAGCGGAGAGGGGATGGCGGACCTGACGCAGTCGCCGGTACCGGCCGCGTTCGCCACCGAACTCACCGGCCTGGACGAGGACGACCCGGCGGCCGCGGCATGGATCGTGCGGCTGGTGCTGTCGTTGTTGGTCTGGCCGGGTGTCGATGACGCGGCCGAGAGGGAGATGTTGGAGCGCTTCGTCGCCCCGGCGTTCGGTGGGACGCAGGTCTAG
- a CDS encoding formylglycine-generating enzyme family protein, translating to MTATDLVWIPAQTTLLGSDSHYPEEAPAREVASAGFWIQRHQVTNADYAEFVSATGYVTVAERPVNPDDFPGAPPENLVPGSMVFQRTSGPVDLRHINQWWAWTPGACWNHPRGPRSSLKGREQHPVVHIAFDDAAAYADWAGLALPTEAEWETAARGGLSGGAYTWGDEPEQPGQRLANYWHGEFPYLPDTGYGTTKPVGSFEPNGYGLYDMAGNVWEWTTDWYGDDRATTPCCAADTYDPNQPQFQIGRRVIKGGSFLCADSYCMRYRPAARRPQMVDTGMSHIGFRCVRRGD from the coding sequence ATGACGGCAACCGATCTGGTCTGGATTCCGGCGCAGACGACGCTGCTCGGCTCCGACTCGCACTACCCGGAGGAAGCGCCCGCTCGTGAGGTCGCCAGCGCCGGGTTCTGGATCCAGCGTCATCAGGTGACCAATGCCGACTACGCCGAGTTCGTTTCGGCCACCGGCTATGTCACGGTGGCCGAGCGGCCGGTGAACCCGGACGATTTTCCCGGAGCCCCGCCCGAGAACCTGGTGCCCGGCTCGATGGTGTTCCAGCGCACCAGCGGCCCGGTGGATCTACGCCACATCAACCAGTGGTGGGCATGGACGCCGGGTGCGTGCTGGAATCATCCCCGTGGACCACGGTCGTCGCTGAAGGGACGTGAACAGCATCCCGTGGTGCACATCGCCTTTGACGATGCCGCGGCGTACGCGGACTGGGCCGGCCTGGCGCTGCCGACGGAGGCCGAGTGGGAGACCGCGGCCCGGGGTGGGCTCTCCGGCGGGGCGTACACGTGGGGCGACGAGCCGGAGCAGCCCGGCCAGCGGCTGGCCAACTACTGGCACGGCGAATTCCCCTACCTGCCCGACACCGGTTATGGCACAACGAAACCGGTGGGCAGTTTCGAGCCCAACGGTTACGGCCTGTACGACATGGCCGGCAACGTCTGGGAGTGGACCACCGACTGGTACGGGGATGACCGGGCCACCACGCCCTGCTGTGCCGCTGACACCTACGACCCGAACCAGCCGCAGTTCCAGATCGGCCGCCGGGTGATCAAAGGTGGCTCCTTCCTGTGTGCCGACAGCTACTGCATGCGCTACCGCCCGGCGGCCCGGAGGCCTCAGATGGTGGATACGGGCATGAGCCACATCGGTTTTCGATGTGTGCGCCGTGGCGACTAG
- a CDS encoding HAD family hydrolase: MLDSWNDGPTKSAIVDFVGAATAEFAPEERVAVFDNDGTLWCEKPAYIQLDFLVRRLAEQAAADPALAAKQPYTAAASGDLAWFGDAVTKHYNGDDSALKVLAGGILSAYAGLTVDEHADQIRAFFAEAQHPTLGRAYTTCGYLPMIELLRYLEANGFTNYIVSGGGRDFMRPVTTPMYGVPPERVIGSSVGLDFVDGQLKTTATPEFLNDGPVKAVRIWGRVGRRPIFAAGNSNGDIQMLEYTAGGPGPSMGLLVRHDDPDREFDYTVGAEKALGLAAEQGWAVASMRDDWTTVFD, encoded by the coding sequence ATGCTGGACTCCTGGAATGACGGGCCTACGAAGTCGGCCATCGTCGACTTCGTAGGCGCAGCGACAGCAGAGTTCGCACCCGAGGAGCGCGTCGCGGTGTTCGACAACGACGGCACGCTGTGGTGTGAGAAGCCGGCCTACATCCAGTTGGACTTCCTGGTGCGACGACTGGCGGAGCAGGCGGCGGCCGACCCGGCCCTGGCCGCCAAGCAGCCCTACACCGCTGCGGCTTCGGGCGATCTGGCCTGGTTCGGCGATGCCGTCACCAAGCACTACAACGGTGATGACTCGGCACTGAAAGTTCTTGCCGGTGGCATACTTTCGGCCTACGCCGGACTGACGGTCGATGAGCACGCCGACCAGATCAGGGCGTTCTTCGCGGAGGCGCAACACCCGACGCTGGGCCGTGCGTACACGACGTGCGGCTATCTGCCCATGATCGAGTTGCTGCGCTACCTGGAGGCCAACGGCTTCACCAATTACATCGTCTCCGGCGGCGGCCGTGATTTCATGCGCCCGGTGACAACGCCGATGTACGGCGTTCCGCCGGAGCGGGTGATCGGTAGTTCGGTGGGGCTGGACTTCGTCGACGGGCAACTCAAGACGACGGCCACGCCGGAATTCCTGAACGACGGTCCGGTCAAGGCGGTCCGCATCTGGGGGCGGGTGGGCCGCCGCCCGATCTTCGCGGCAGGCAACTCCAACGGCGACATCCAGATGCTCGAGTACACCGCCGGCGGGCCCGGACCGTCGATGGGCCTGCTGGTCCGCCACGACGACCCCGACCGCGAATTCGATTACACCGTAGGGGCGGAGAAGGCGCTGGGACTCGCCGCCGAACAGGGCTGGGCCGTGGCCAGCATGCGTGACGATTGGACCACGGTCTTTGACTGA
- a CDS encoding arylsulfatase encodes MPKGKPNILVIWGDDIGISNLSCYSMGLMGYQTPNIDRIAREGMLFTDAYGEQSCTAGRSAFITGQSVYRTGLSKVGVPGSDVGLQAEDPTIAECLKPLGYATGQFGKNHLGDLNKYLPTAHGFDEFFGNLYHLNVEEEPELPDYPTKEQFPVLADLQRPRGVIRSWATDEVSTEPDDPKFGPVGKQRIEDTGPLTKKRMETIDDETTDACVDFIRRQVAADTPFFVWMNTTHMHLRTHTKPESVGQAGVWQSPYHDTMIDHDRHVGKLLDLVDELGIAEDTIVIYSTDNGPHANTWPDGATTPFRSEKNTNWEGAFRVPELIRWPGKIKAGSISNEIIQHHDWFPTFLAAAGEPDIIEKLKAGHTAGDKTFKVHLDAFNLLPYLTGEVDESPRKGFIYFSDDCDVLGLRFHNWKVVFQEQRCQGTLQIWAEPFTPLRAPKIFNLRTDPYERGDITSNTYYDWWLDHDYIAFYGSTIVTKFLESFKEFPPRQEAASFTINHAIQKLNSFLAAD; translated from the coding sequence ATGCCCAAGGGAAAGCCCAACATTCTCGTCATCTGGGGCGATGACATCGGAATCTCGAACCTCAGCTGCTACAGCATGGGGTTGATGGGGTATCAGACGCCCAACATCGACCGCATCGCCCGGGAAGGCATGCTGTTCACCGACGCCTACGGCGAACAGAGTTGCACCGCAGGACGTTCCGCCTTCATCACCGGGCAGAGCGTCTACCGGACCGGCCTGAGCAAGGTCGGCGTCCCGGGGTCCGACGTCGGATTGCAGGCCGAGGACCCGACCATCGCCGAATGCCTCAAACCGCTCGGCTACGCCACCGGGCAGTTCGGCAAGAACCACCTCGGCGACCTCAACAAGTACCTGCCAACGGCGCACGGGTTCGACGAGTTCTTCGGGAATCTCTACCACCTCAACGTCGAAGAAGAACCCGAGCTACCGGACTATCCGACAAAGGAACAGTTCCCGGTGCTGGCCGACCTGCAGCGTCCCCGCGGCGTGATCAGATCGTGGGCGACTGACGAGGTCTCCACCGAACCCGACGATCCGAAGTTCGGCCCCGTGGGCAAGCAGCGTATCGAGGACACCGGCCCGCTGACGAAGAAGCGGATGGAGACCATCGACGACGAGACCACCGACGCCTGCGTGGATTTCATCAGGCGCCAGGTCGCGGCCGACACCCCGTTCTTCGTGTGGATGAACACCACCCACATGCATCTGCGGACGCACACGAAGCCGGAATCGGTTGGCCAGGCAGGTGTTTGGCAATCGCCCTACCACGACACGATGATCGACCACGACCGTCACGTCGGCAAGCTCCTCGACCTGGTCGATGAACTGGGCATCGCCGAGGACACCATCGTGATCTACTCGACCGACAACGGCCCACACGCCAACACCTGGCCCGACGGCGCGACAACTCCGTTCCGCAGCGAGAAGAACACCAACTGGGAAGGCGCCTTCCGGGTGCCCGAGTTGATCCGCTGGCCCGGAAAGATCAAGGCCGGCAGCATCTCCAACGAGATCATCCAGCACCACGACTGGTTTCCCACGTTCCTCGCCGCCGCCGGGGAGCCTGACATCATCGAGAAGCTCAAGGCGGGCCATACGGCGGGAGACAAGACGTTCAAAGTTCACCTGGACGCCTTCAATCTGCTGCCCTACCTCACCGGCGAGGTCGATGAGAGCCCACGCAAGGGCTTCATCTACTTCTCAGATGACTGTGATGTGCTCGGATTGCGTTTCCACAATTGGAAAGTCGTGTTCCAGGAGCAGCGTTGCCAGGGCACGCTGCAGATCTGGGCCGAGCCGTTCACCCCGCTGCGGGCCCCGAAGATCTTCAATCTGCGCACCGATCCCTATGAGCGCGGTGACATCACGTCGAACACGTACTACGACTGGTGGCTCGATCACGATTACATCGCGTTCTACGGCAGCACGATCGTGACGAAATTCCTGGAATCCTTCAAAGAGTTCCCGCCACGCCAGGAGGCGGCGTCGTTCACGATCAACCACGCCATTCAGAAGTTGAATTCGTTCCTGGCGGCCGACTAG
- a CDS encoding arylsulfatase, with the protein MPNGKPNILVIWGDDIGISNLSCYSDGLMGYRTPNIDRLANEGMRFTDSYGEQSCTAGRAAFISGQSVYRTGMSKVGIPGADIGWSAEDPTIAELLKPMGYATGQFGKNHFGDLNKYLPTVHGFDEFFGNLYHLNAEEEPENFDYPHEDRYPRLYNLAKPRGVLKCKATTEVSTEPDDPKYGAVGKQTIEDTGPLNTKRMETIDEDIADATVDYIKRQHEAGNPFFVWCNFTHMHLYTHTKPESRGQAGLWQSPYHDTMIDHDRNVGTVLNVLDELGIAEDTIVIYSTDNGPHRNTWPDAGTTPFRSEKDTNWEGAFRVPELIRWPGKIKAGTVSNEIIQHHDWLPTLLAAAGDPDISEKLKKGHKAGADGNTEYKVHIDGYNLLPYLTGEVDESPRRGFFYFSDDGDLVAMRFENWKIVFAEQRCQGTLRIWAEPFTPLRVPKLFNLRTDPYEYADITSNTYYEWLLRHDYFVFYATAMATKFLETFEEFKPRHPPASFSIDHAVEKLHAFLAKD; encoded by the coding sequence ATGCCAAACGGCAAACCGAACATCTTGGTGATCTGGGGCGACGACATCGGCATCAGCAACCTGAGTTGCTACAGCGACGGGTTGATGGGCTACCGCACACCCAACATCGACCGTCTTGCCAACGAAGGCATGCGGTTCACCGATTCCTACGGCGAGCAAAGCTGCACCGCGGGGCGGGCCGCCTTCATCAGCGGACAGAGTGTGTACCGCACCGGCATGAGCAAAGTCGGGATACCGGGAGCCGACATCGGTTGGTCCGCCGAGGATCCGACGATCGCCGAACTGCTCAAGCCGATGGGATACGCCACCGGCCAGTTCGGCAAGAACCACTTCGGTGATCTGAACAAATACCTGCCGACCGTCCACGGGTTCGACGAATTCTTCGGCAACCTCTACCACCTCAATGCCGAGGAAGAGCCGGAGAACTTCGACTACCCGCACGAGGACCGCTACCCGCGGCTGTACAACCTGGCCAAGCCGCGCGGCGTGCTGAAGTGCAAGGCCACGACCGAGGTCTCCACCGAACCCGACGACCCCAAGTACGGCGCCGTCGGCAAGCAGACCATCGAGGACACCGGCCCGCTGAACACCAAGCGGATGGAAACCATCGACGAGGACATCGCCGACGCGACCGTCGACTACATCAAGCGCCAGCACGAGGCGGGCAATCCGTTCTTCGTGTGGTGCAACTTCACCCACATGCACCTCTACACCCACACCAAACCGGAAAGCCGTGGGCAGGCCGGGCTGTGGCAGTCGCCGTACCACGACACGATGATCGACCATGACCGGAACGTGGGCACCGTGCTCAATGTGCTCGACGAACTCGGCATCGCCGAGGACACCATCGTCATCTACTCGACCGACAACGGGCCGCACCGCAACACCTGGCCCGACGCCGGAACCACGCCGTTCCGCAGCGAGAAGGACACCAACTGGGAAGGCGCCTTCCGCGTGCCCGAGTTGATCCGCTGGCCCGGAAAGATCAAGGCCGGCACCGTCTCCAACGAGATCATCCAGCACCACGACTGGCTGCCCACGCTGCTCGCGGCCGCCGGCGACCCCGACATCAGCGAGAAGCTGAAGAAGGGGCACAAGGCCGGTGCCGACGGGAACACCGAGTACAAGGTGCACATCGACGGCTACAACCTGTTGCCCTACCTGACCGGAGAGGTCGACGAGAGCCCGCGGCGCGGCTTCTTCTACTTCTCCGACGACGGTGATCTGGTCGCGATGCGATTCGAGAACTGGAAGATCGTCTTCGCCGAACAGCGCTGCCAGGGCACCCTGCGGATCTGGGCCGAACCCTTCACCCCGCTGCGCGTGCCGAAGCTGTTCAACCTGCGCACCGACCCCTACGAGTACGCCGACATCACGTCGAACACGTACTACGAGTGGCTGCTGCGCCACGACTACTTCGTGTTCTACGCGACGGCGATGGCCACGAAGTTCCTCGAAACGTTCGAGGAGTTCAAGCCGAGGCACCCACCGGCCAGCTTCAGCATCGACCACGCGGTCGAGAAGTTGCACGCATTCCTGGCCAAGGACTGA
- a CDS encoding tellurite resistance/C4-dicarboxylate transporter family protein, with the protein MSESAARAAVRTLHPGYFALVMATGIISIAMNYHGAHALSVILLWVAGVSYLVLVVLTVVRTVRYRREFVADLTDPSRGFAMFTFVAATCVVGTRLAADSYYGPAFTLLAIGWVAWMVLGYVVPWTAVLAQAARPVLERANGTWFIWVVASQSVAVLAAALQPEIAAGRSELALLAVFSWSVGIFLYGAAGIFVAIRMLVYPLLPTDLTPPYWVAMGATAITVVAGARIVEMADAPMVSATRGLIAGTSVFFWAFGTWLIPPLIAAGIWRHWIHRIPLRYDATLWSIVFPLGMYGVGGHYLGQADQLPIVEYIGYTESWIALAVWAVVFLAMLRHLFLTLRPGVRDASGAPLEVEGD; encoded by the coding sequence ATGAGCGAGTCGGCGGCACGCGCCGCGGTGCGCACCCTGCATCCCGGCTACTTCGCACTCGTCATGGCTACCGGAATCATTTCCATTGCGATGAATTACCACGGCGCACATGCGCTTTCGGTGATCTTGCTGTGGGTGGCGGGGGTCTCTTACCTGGTGCTGGTGGTCCTGACCGTGGTGCGCACTGTCCGTTACCGCCGTGAGTTCGTGGCCGACCTGACCGATCCGAGCCGCGGGTTCGCCATGTTCACGTTCGTGGCGGCAACGTGTGTGGTCGGCACCAGATTGGCTGCCGACTCCTATTACGGGCCGGCGTTCACGCTCCTGGCAATCGGTTGGGTGGCCTGGATGGTTCTGGGCTATGTGGTGCCCTGGACCGCGGTTCTCGCTCAGGCCGCCCGGCCAGTACTGGAGCGCGCCAACGGAACCTGGTTCATCTGGGTGGTGGCCAGCCAGTCGGTCGCCGTGCTGGCCGCCGCATTACAGCCCGAGATAGCCGCGGGCCGTTCGGAATTGGCGCTGCTGGCGGTGTTCTCGTGGTCGGTGGGGATATTTCTCTACGGTGCCGCGGGGATTTTCGTGGCCATCCGGATGCTGGTGTATCCGCTGCTGCCGACTGACCTCACCCCGCCCTATTGGGTGGCGATGGGCGCCACCGCGATCACGGTGGTGGCCGGAGCCCGGATCGTGGAGATGGCGGACGCGCCGATGGTGTCGGCCACCCGCGGCCTGATCGCGGGAACCTCGGTGTTCTTCTGGGCCTTCGGTACCTGGCTGATTCCGCCGTTGATCGCCGCCGGCATCTGGCGGCACTGGATCCACCGCATCCCGCTGCGCTACGACGCCACCCTGTGGAGCATCGTCTTCCCGCTCGGCATGTACGGCGTCGGTGGGCACTACCTCGGTCAGGCCGATCAGCTGCCGATCGTGGAGTACATCGGATACACCGAGAGCTGGATCGCGCTGGCCGTGTGGGCGGTGGTGTTCCTGGCCATGCTGCGCCACCTGTTCCTCACACTCCGGCCTGGTGTCAGGGACGCATCCGGAGCACCCTTAGAGGTGGAGGGTGATTGA
- a CDS encoding dsRBD fold-containing protein — MYDKDLTNKWLVEIEFSEDDVHTHASARAQVRDDTMSTTGDAYRNPRDPGAPMIGEEIAAARALIALGSDLLHAASARIEQSTHHPVHLYR, encoded by the coding sequence ATGTATGACAAGGATCTGACCAACAAATGGCTCGTCGAGATCGAGTTCTCAGAGGACGACGTCCACACCCACGCCTCGGCCCGGGCGCAGGTGCGCGACGACACGATGTCCACCACCGGTGATGCCTACCGAAACCCGAGAGACCCCGGGGCGCCGATGATCGGTGAGGAGATCGCCGCGGCCCGCGCGCTCATCGCGCTGGGCAGCGACCTACTGCATGCCGCGTCGGCACGCATCGAACAGTCGACGCACCATCCGGTGCACCTGTACCGCTGA
- a CDS encoding 3-beta-hydroxysteroid dehydrogenase, which yields MGDASLTTELGRVLVTGGSGFVGANLVTELLDRGYSVRSFDRAPSPLGDHAGLEVIEGDICDKQTVAAAVKDIDTVIHTAAIIDLMGGASVTEEYRQRSFAVNVEGTKNLVHAAQEAGVKRFVYTASNSVVMGGQDIVNGDETMPYTARFNDLYTETKVVAEKFVLSQNGTAGTNGAMLTCSIRPSGIWGRGDQTMFRKVFENVLAGHVKVLVGNKNIKLDNSYVHNLIHGFILAGQHLVPGGTAPGQAYFINDGEPINMFEFARPVIAACGRKLPTFYVSGKLVHKVMMAWQWLHFRFALPEPLIEPLAVERLYLNNYFSIAKAKRDLGYQPLFTTEQAMAECMPYYVDLFHQMESGPKQPVTA from the coding sequence ATGGGTGACGCATCTCTGACCACTGAACTCGGCCGCGTCCTGGTGACCGGTGGCTCCGGCTTCGTCGGCGCCAACCTGGTGACCGAGCTGCTCGACCGCGGATACTCGGTGCGGTCTTTCGACCGGGCACCGTCCCCGCTGGGCGATCACGCCGGCCTCGAGGTCATCGAGGGCGACATCTGCGACAAGCAGACCGTGGCCGCAGCCGTCAAGGACATCGACACCGTCATCCACACCGCCGCCATCATCGACCTGATGGGCGGTGCCTCGGTCACCGAGGAGTACCGGCAGCGCAGCTTCGCCGTGAACGTGGAAGGCACCAAGAACCTGGTGCACGCGGCCCAGGAAGCCGGCGTCAAGCGCTTCGTCTACACGGCCTCCAACAGTGTGGTGATGGGCGGACAGGACATCGTCAACGGTGACGAGACCATGCCCTACACCGCCCGGTTCAACGACCTCTACACCGAGACCAAGGTGGTGGCCGAGAAGTTCGTGCTAAGTCAAAATGGCACGGCGGGAACAAACGGAGCCATGCTGACGTGTTCGATCCGGCCCAGTGGTATCTGGGGCCGTGGCGACCAGACCATGTTCCGCAAGGTGTTCGAGAACGTGCTCGCCGGACACGTCAAGGTGCTCGTCGGCAACAAGAACATCAAGCTCGACAACTCATACGTGCACAACCTGATTCACGGTTTCATCCTGGCCGGCCAGCACCTGGTCCCCGGTGGCACCGCACCCGGTCAGGCCTATTTCATCAACGACGGCGAGCCGATCAACATGTTCGAGTTCGCCCGCCCGGTGATCGCGGCGTGCGGCCGCAAACTGCCGACGTTCTACGTGTCGGGCAAGCTGGTGCACAAGGTGATGATGGCCTGGCAGTGGCTGCACTTCAGGTTCGCGTTGCCCGAGCCGCTGATCGAACCCCTTGCGGTGGAACGGCTTTACCTCAACAACTACTTCTCGATCGCCAAGGCCAAGCGCGACCTGGGCTACCAGCCGCTGTTCACCACCGAGCAGGCCATGGCCGAGTGCATGCCCTACTACGTCGACCTGTTCCACCAGATGGAGTCCGGGCCCAAGCAGCCCGTCACCGCTTAG
- a CDS encoding exodeoxyribonuclease VII small subunit: MKPISELGYEEARDELIAVVQQLEQGGLDLDASLNLWERGEKLAQRCEEHLAGARQRVEQALAAREADET; encoded by the coding sequence ATTAAGCCTATTAGTGAACTGGGCTATGAAGAGGCCCGCGACGAGTTGATCGCCGTCGTGCAGCAGCTGGAGCAGGGTGGATTGGACCTCGATGCTTCGCTCAATCTCTGGGAACGTGGCGAGAAGCTGGCACAACGATGCGAGGAACACTTAGCCGGAGCGCGGCAGCGCGTCGAACAGGCACTGGCCGCGCGCGAGGCCGACGAAACTTGA